ATTTGATCTTGATCATCATCGCGCCTTTGCCAAAAGCAACGGATTGTTTGATGAGTTTTTTCTGGCGCGCGCCATGCGGTTCATGACAGACTTTGCAGCTTCTGCCATTGGTTGGTTTGACAACATGCGAGTAGTGGAGATTGGTATCGCCATCTCTGAATTGGGTCTCTTCCTTAGTGGCACGTTGGTTGGCCATCATCGTTTTGTTGTGGCAGCCGAAACAGAGTTGATAAAGATCTTCTTGGTATCGACTGGAGAATTTGTCCGAGAATTTTTGGGTTAGCAGTTTTGGTCTTGTTGAACCATGGACTTCATGGCAGACAGTGCAGCCTTGAGTTTTCACCGGGTCATGTATTGAAACAGTGTTGGTAAGTTCTTTTTTTATCTCTTCATGACAGTCTAAACAGATGGTCTGGGGTTTGTCCGAAAGTAGTTTGGCCGATTCGCTGGCATGGGGATCATGGCAGGCCGTACAGGGCTCGTCGGAGACCGGTGTATGTGGATACTTTGCACTTTTGGCCATCTTGACCAATTCAGGATTGATCTCTTGATGACACTCGAAACAGAGTTCGGCTTGCGAGTCGTTTTTTAACAGGGATTTTGCTGTTGAGCTGTGAGGGGCATGACAGGCCAGGCAGCCTTCATCCTGAAGCGGTGGGTGTACGACCGGTTTGCTCAGAAGTTCCTTCTTGTCATCATGGCAGTCAAAACAGAGAGTGTTAGCCGGGGTCTTCAGTAAGGATTTATTGTTTGACGAGTGAGGATTGTGACAGGCCGTGCATTCACCATCGGCCACTGGACTGTGTTGGAAGGTCTTGGTCATCTCAGCGGTTTCGTGACACTCAAAGCAGAGTTCGGACACCTGTTTACTTTTGAGGAAGACTTTATTGGCGCCGCCGTGAGGTGAATGGCAGGCCAAGCACTCTCCTTCCTGGACCGGGGGGTGAATCGCGCTGCCATTATTTACTTTGTCATGACACTCATAGCAGAAGGGTCCCTTTGATTCAGGGAGGTGGAAGGCCTTGAAGCTGGCCGGTTTAGCTTGGTGTCGGGCGACATCCTCCTCCTTGGCCAGATGACACGCCTCACACTCTCCGGATTCTACCGGGTTGTGCAGTTTGGCAAACCCGATGATGTTGGCATGACAGCTGCCATTGGCGCAGCCGCCGGCCTGAGCCTCAATGCCACCCCTCCCCAGTAAGATCAGTAAGCAGCAAATCAAGGAGACAAAAACTGGACGAGGAGAGAAAAGTGATTGCATAAGAGGGTCTCTGGGAAATTTAATGATTTAAGCTATTGTTAGTTCACCGCGCATTGAGTTGCGCGCTAGGTGAGTTTAGGGGCTGTCACGATATGGCGTGTGCAATGCTGATCGCTCCTTTCCGGCTCTTACTGTGAAGTATGACATTGGGTAAATGATATATAGAATTATTGTTGAAGTCAAATTTTTCCCCGTGAGTTCTGTCAAAGATAACGTTATGATTTTTTTCTCGGTTGTGCTCGGGCAGTGGCTTTTGCCTCCCATGGGTCATCTGGCCAGACGTGTTTGGGGTAGCGGCCTTTCAGTTCTTTCTTGACCTCGGGGTAGGTGGTGTTCCAGAAGCCACTCAGGTCTTGAGTGATCTGGATCGGTCGCTGGGCAGGAGAGAGCAAGTGGAGAGTTACCGCAATCTGTCCCCTGGCTACTTTCGGTGTTTCAGAGAGTCCGAACATCTCCTGGAGGCGGACGGCCAAGATCGGCGCTTCGCCGGGGATGTATCGCAAGGGCAGACGAGAGCCGCTGGGGGCTTCGATATGGGTGGGGGCCTCGGCGTTTAGTCGCTGGAGTTGATTCCAGTCGAGTAATCCTTGGAATATCGTCAAAAGATTCAGTCGGGCCAGATGTTGCTTGCGGCTCATGTGGTCAAGGTAGGGGCTGAGCCAGTAGAGGTCAGCGATCAGGGTGTCGTCAGACAGGTTAGGCCATCCTTGGTCTGGCTGCCAGTAGCGCAGAGATTCGACTCTGGCCCGGAAGGTAATCGCCTCTTTGGTCCAGGGCAGGACTGAGAGCCCCAGTTTTCTGATCCCTTCGCTCAGGGCCGAACGGGTAGCCTCACGGGGAGAAGATGATAAGGGGCGCTCGTCGAGTACCAGAGACAGTAGGCGTTCTTGATGGCAGCTTACCACGGCCTCTTGCGCGACATCCCAGTAGACCGCATCGTCAGTGGTGATGTGATCGTTCAAGCGCTGCCTGATAGCATCAATGCTTACTTGTGCCGCTAGATAGACCCGTCCCTCGGTTTGACCGGCATCCAGGGTTGCGGCGACCAGATACGGGCTACCGCAGAGGGAGTCGTCTTCCGGTAAACGCACCCCGCGGCCAGTTGCTAGCCGGTAGTGAGTATGACCGCCGGGTCGAAGTTGAGCAATTCGGTCGGGATAGGCTAAGGTGAGAAGTTCCCCGGCAGTGGTGTGATCATTAGGTTGACGGTTTGGTCGTTGAGGATCGGGAAGCAGACGATGCAGTTGTTTTGCCGCCGCATCGACCCTGGCGCAGGCCCCGAGGTCTGCACCAAGCGCTAGTGCGGTCGTTTTGTCTCGTAGCCTGAAGGTGGCCAAGGCCTGTATTCTGGTGTCGATGTCAATTGACCGAGGCGTCATTGTTGATATTGAGCGGTTTCTTGGGAGAATGTCCCGTTCGGTGAGCAGGGCGGCGATATCACAGGCCATAGACACCGAGTTGCCGGCGGCAAGGATCATTCGGGCCAAACGCGGGTGGACCGGCAGTCGAGACATTCGGTGTCCTAAAGGAGTGATTCGTCTTTGGTTGTCTAGACCGTCCAAAAGGATCAGCAGGTCTGCTGCCGCAGCATAATGGCCAGAAGGTGGCGGGTCAAGCCAGCGTAGGGATGTCGGCGAGGCGACTCCCCAGGCTGCGAGGTCAAGGGTCAGGGGGGCGAGGTCGGCATCAAGGATCTCCGGGCGGCCATGGGTGGGCAGAGTGCTATTTTCACTCTCATTCCACAGTCGGTAGCAGATCCCTTCACATACACGTCCGGCCCGGCCCCGCCGCTGTTCCGCTGCTGCTTGTGAGACGCGGACAGTGACGAGTTTGGACAAGCCGCTGTTGGGATCAAAGCGAGAGATTCGGCTCCATCCGGAATCGATCACCACCCGCACGCCTTCGATGGTCAGACTGGTCTCGGCGATGGCGGTCGAGAGGATTAATCGACGCTCACCGCCAGGGAGATAGCGAACGGTTTGGTCTTGCACGGTTTTGGGCAGGTCGCCGGAGAGAGGGAGGATATTGATGGCGTTGTGTTTCAACTCTTCCTTGATGTGGGCGGTGCAACGGCGGATCTCTTCTGTGCCGGGGAGGAAGGCCAGGATATCGCCATGTTCGTTTTCGATGGCGTGATAGATGGCTGCGGTTACGGCATCAAGCAGGCGATGGATGCTGTATTCGTTCCCAGGCCCGGATGTCTGGCCGCGGCGGAGTGGACCATGAGTGGGCCGGTAGTGGACTGTGACCGGGTAGGACTGGCCTGCTCCTGTAACTATTGCCGGATTATGTAAAAAGGTGGTTAGCCCTTCGATGTCCAGGGTAGCAGACATGATCAGAACTTTCAGGTCGTTGCGCAGGCTGTCGATGACGTCGAGGCACAGGGACAAGGCCAGGTCTGCGTGGATGCTTCGTTCGTGAAATTCATCGAAGACAACAAGTTTGACCCCGGTAAGTTCCGGGTCACTCTGTAGGCGGCGGGTAAGGATTCCCTCGGTGACCACCTCGATACGGGTCGCAGCCGAGACTTGGCTGTCGAAACGGACCCGGTAGCCTATGGTTTGTCCGACCGCTTCATTCAGCATTTCAGCCATGCGGGATGCTGCCATGCGGGCGGCAAGACGGCGGGGTTCGAGGATCAGGATGGATTCGTCGCCGAGCCACTTTGCTCCTAGTAGGGCCAGGGGGACGCCAGTGGTCTTGCCGGAACCGGGTGGGGCGGCGAGGATTACTGTCTGATTGTGCTCAAGCGCCGCAAACAATTGTGGCAGGCAGGAGAGGATGGGGAGTTTTTGGGGCATGGTTGGGCCGGGTGGAGGAGTTGATTCGTCCTCGGGGTTTAGAGGGTGACGATATAGCCTTTACTGCCCTCTGGCGCTTTTTCGACGGGATAGATGCTCAAGTCACGTTGAGCTGGACCTGCCAGGCGTTTACCCTCGGTGTCGAAGCGGCTGTGATGACAGGGGCAGACTAACTGGTGGGCGGTTTCATCGTACGAGAGGGTGCAGCCCAGATGGGTGCAGCGGCGGGAGACGGCCCACGCCGTATCCTCGCCACGAAAGAGAATGAAGTCACGCTCTATGGCAAATCCCCGTAGACTTAAGTCTTTGTCGATCTTGATCTGAATGGGTTTTTTGGGCAGACGAAAATTCAGGAAGCGGAACAGGGGATAGGTCATGGCGGTGAGGATCAGCCAACCGAGTCCTTGGCGCAGAAAACGCCGACGTGAAGTTGCAAAGATCTTTGACCCGGAGGTGACTGGGGGGGGCTGGGGCATGGATTTTGGCGCTATTTCATAAATTTTTCGCGCAGTTGTTCACAGACGTGGTCTGGGACCAGGCCGCTGACATCACCGCCATGCCGGGCGACGTCCTTGATAATGCTTGAGCTGATGTAGATCCAGCGAAAGGCGGTCATCAAGAAGACCGTCTCCACTTCCCGTTCAAGGCGGCGGTTCATTAGTGCTAATTGGAACTCGAACTCGAAATCGGAGACCGCGCGCATCCCACGGACGAGGGCTTTGGCCCCTCGCCGGTAGGCATAATCAACCAACAGGCCTTCAACTGAAGCAACTTCGATTCGCGGGTCGTCGTCGGGAAAACAGTTGCGGATCATCTGCAATCGTTCGTCAATAGTGAAGGTTGGAGTCTTGGTGGGGTTTTTTGCCACCGCCACGATCACCCGGTCAAAGAGGTGCAGAGCCCGCTGAATGATGTCGAGGTGTCCCATGGTGATCGGGTCGAAGGTGCCAGGATACACAGCTACCCGGTCAGCCGTTTTTTCGGCCAGAAATGGCTCATAGGCTGTCATTGGTTAGTCCTTCTTGGGGGTGTGTTTTGAGGAGGTGTCAAGGAAGTTCGTTGGTGTATTGGTTTTCATAGAGCCAGAAACCGGTGTCTCCATAGGTCCGATGATCATACAGCCTCAGTTTGCCAAAGGCCTCCGGCAGTGTTTCAGAGCTATCGTCTTCGACAATGACTACCCCTGCTTCACTGACCAGCCCGTGTTCAAGGAGTAAGGGCAGGAGGTGGCTACCTGTGCCTTGTTTGTAAGGTGGATCGATAAAGATAATATCGAATGGTTGAGGCTGTAGGCGGTTCTTCGTCCAAAAGGCAAGGCCCTTCATCAGGTTATGATGGGCAACATGGGATCGGTCAGCAAAACCACAAATTGTAATATTTTGCAGAATCAGATCAATGGCTAATGGGTTGTTGTCGACAAAGACCGCCTTGTTTGCCCCGCGACTTAATGCCTCAAGGCCCAGAGCCCCAGTCCCGGCAAAAAGGTCAAGGACTGCTGCCTCACGCATCAAATCCCAGCCCAGGATACTGAATAGAGCCTCTCGTGCCCGGTCGGCGGTGGGGCGGATGGTCTTGCCGCTCCGTTCACCTGGAGCTGCTAGCCGACGCCCCTTGGCTTGTCCGGCGATGATTCGCAAATTATAGGTAGTCCTTGATCAGGACTTCGGCAATCTGGACAGCGTTTAAGGCGGCGCCTTTTAAGATATTGTCCGCTACTACCCACATGTTGATGCCATTGTCGATGGTCTCATCTTCGCGGATGCGACCGACCAGGGTTTCGAATTTGCCTGCGCAATCAATAGCCAGCGGATAGACCGAGTTTGCCGGATCATCAACCAGTTTTACTCCTGGAGCCTTGGCGAGCAGGGCCTTGACTTCAGCTGCGGTAATTTTTCTTCTGGTCTCAATATTGACAGACTCCGAGTGGCCATAGAATACCGGCACTCGAACCGTGGTTGCTGTAACCTTAACTTCAGGGTCTTCAAAGATCTTGACGGTTTCGTTGACCATCTTCATCTCTTCCTTGGTGTAGCCATTGTCAATGAAGCTGTCAATCTGGGGCAGGCAGTTGAAGGCGATCTGGTGAGGATAGACATTATTGGTGATGGCGTTACCTGCCACCCAGTCTTTAACCTGTTGCTCTAGCTCCTCGATGGCTTTGGCTCCGGTCCCTGAGACCGCCTGGTAGGTTGAAACCACGATGCGTTTGATGCCGACGGCATCGTAAATGGGTTTCAAGGCCACCAGCATTTGGATGGTTGAGCAGTTCGGATTGGCAATGATACCGCGTTT
This genomic interval from Desulfobulbaceae bacterium contains the following:
- a CDS encoding cytochrome C, whose protein sequence is MQSLFSPRPVFVSLICCLLILLGRGGIEAQAGGCANGSCHANIIGFAKLHNPVESGECEACHLAKEEDVARHQAKPASFKAFHLPESKGPFCYECHDKVNNGSAIHPPVQEGECLACHSPHGGANKVFLKSKQVSELCFECHETAEMTKTFQHSPVADGECTACHNPHSSNNKSLLKTPANTLCFDCHDDKKELLSKPVVHPPLQDEGCLACHAPHSSTAKSLLKNDSQAELCFECHQEINPELVKMAKSAKYPHTPVSDEPCTACHDPHASESAKLLSDKPQTICLDCHEEIKKELTNTVSIHDPVKTQGCTVCHEVHGSTRPKLLTQKFSDKFSSRYQEDLYQLCFGCHNKTMMANQRATKEETQFRDGDTNLHYSHVVKPTNGRSCKVCHEPHGARQKKLIKQSVAFGKGAMMIKIKYTKTATGGTCVVACHRPRDYDRKHPASK
- the hrpB gene encoding ATP-dependent helicase HrpB; this translates as MPQKLPILSCLPQLFAALEHNQTVILAAPPGSGKTTGVPLALLGAKWLGDESILILEPRRLAARMAASRMAEMLNEAVGQTIGYRVRFDSQVSAATRIEVVTEGILTRRLQSDPELTGVKLVVFDEFHERSIHADLALSLCLDVIDSLRNDLKVLIMSATLDIEGLTTFLHNPAIVTGAGQSYPVTVHYRPTHGPLRRGQTSGPGNEYSIHRLLDAVTAAIYHAIENEHGDILAFLPGTEEIRRCTAHIKEELKHNAINILPLSGDLPKTVQDQTVRYLPGGERRLILSTAIAETSLTIEGVRVVIDSGWSRISRFDPNSGLSKLVTVRVSQAAAEQRRGRAGRVCEGICYRLWNESENSTLPTHGRPEILDADLAPLTLDLAAWGVASPTSLRWLDPPPSGHYAAAADLLILLDGLDNQRRITPLGHRMSRLPVHPRLARMILAAGNSVSMACDIAALLTERDILPRNRSISTMTPRSIDIDTRIQALATFRLRDKTTALALGADLGACARVDAAAKQLHRLLPDPQRPNRQPNDHTTAGELLTLAYPDRIAQLRPGGHTHYRLATGRGVRLPEDDSLCGSPYLVAATLDAGQTEGRVYLAAQVSIDAIRQRLNDHITTDDAVYWDVAQEAVVSCHQERLLSLVLDERPLSSSPREATRSALSEGIRKLGLSVLPWTKEAITFRARVESLRYWQPDQGWPNLSDDTLIADLYWLSPYLDHMSRKQHLARLNLLTIFQGLLDWNQLQRLNAEAPTHIEAPSGSRLPLRYIPGEAPILAVRLQEMFGLSETPKVARGQIAVTLHLLSPAQRPIQITQDLSGFWNTTYPEVKKELKGRYPKHVWPDDPWEAKATARAQPRKKS
- a CDS encoding Rieske (2Fe-2S) protein is translated as MPQPPPVTSGSKIFATSRRRFLRQGLGWLILTAMTYPLFRFLNFRLPKKPIQIKIDKDLSLRGFAIERDFILFRGEDTAWAVSRRCTHLGCTLSYDETAHQLVCPCHHSRFDTEGKRLAGPAQRDLSIYPVEKAPEGSKGYIVTL
- the coaD gene encoding pantetheine-phosphate adenylyltransferase, producing the protein MTAYEPFLAEKTADRVAVYPGTFDPITMGHLDIIQRALHLFDRVIVAVAKNPTKTPTFTIDERLQMIRNCFPDDDPRIEVASVEGLLVDYAYRRGAKALVRGMRAVSDFEFEFQLALMNRRLEREVETVFLMTAFRWIYISSSIIKDVARHGGDVSGLVPDHVCEQLREKFMK
- the rsmD gene encoding 16S rRNA (guanine(966)-N(2))-methyltransferase RsmD, yielding MRIIAGQAKGRRLAAPGERSGKTIRPTADRAREALFSILGWDLMREAAVLDLFAGTGALGLEALSRGANKAVFVDNNPLAIDLILQNITICGFADRSHVAHHNLMKGLAFWTKNRLQPQPFDIIFIDPPYKQGTGSHLLPLLLEHGLVSEAGVVIVEDDSSETLPEAFGKLRLYDHRTYGDTGFWLYENQYTNELP
- a CDS encoding aspartate-semialdehyde dehydrogenase — its product is MAAKKTTFNIAVAGATGAVGGAMLETLARRQFPINELRLLASARSVGKKFTFQGKEIEVQEMTKDSFAGIDIALFSAGGSRSLEFTPAAAAAGAVVVDNSSAFRMDQEIPLVVPEVNPHAIAQYTKRGIIANPNCSTIQMLVALKPIYDAVGIKRIVVSTYQAVSGTGAKAIEELEQQVKDWVAGNAITNNVYPHQIAFNCLPQIDSFIDNGYTKEEMKMVNETVKIFEDPEVKVTATTVRVPVFYGHSESVNIETRRKITAAEVKALLAKAPGVKLVDDPANSVYPLAIDCAGKFETLVGRIREDETIDNGINMWVVADNILKGAALNAVQIAEVLIKDYL